Proteins co-encoded in one Christiangramia fulva genomic window:
- a CDS encoding CusA/CzcA family heavy metal efflux RND transporter produces the protein MINRIIDFSINNKFIIGLLTIVLVGAGIWSMTEVPVDAQPDITNNQVQVITQAPNLGTEDIEQFVTYPVEIAMSNLPGVKEIRSVSRFGLSVVTIVFEDDMGTYLPRQLVGEKLDQVKEEIPEGFGQPSMGPISTGLGEIFQYTLEVDDAHKDEYSPTELRTMQDWIVRRQMAMVPGVVEVNGVGGKIKQYEVAVDPDELRAIGLSISDVFSALEKNNQNTGGAYIQKNHQANFIRGEGLARSVEELENIVVTNSNGIPITIDDVAEVRIGSAVRYGALTKNGEGEAVGGMVMMLKGANSNNVIENVKDRVVQIQKSLPEGVSIKPFIDRSALIEDTTSTVKGNLLEGGIIVIFVLVLLLGNWRGGLIVASTIPLSLLFAFIMMNIFDVWANLMSLGAIDFGIIVDGAVIIVESTVFILQQRMLKTKSVGQAEKDEIASSSAKKMMNSAFFGQLIILIVFLPILALEGIEGKMFKPMALTFIFAMMGAMILCLTYVPMISSLFLKSSANEKKSWGDRFVIWLQEKYDPLLKKSLKRGKLLIGLAVLLFGIATFLFTRMGGEFIPQLDEGDIAFHVILQPGSSLDEGIQTSTKIEKMLLKEFPEIEQVVTRFGVSDVPTDPMPMDIGDSFIILKDKSEWTSAETKDELIDKIKKTISIIPGVSYEFTQPVEMRFNELLTGVREDIAVKLYGEDLDLLASKAQEIGNLISDVDGVADMKVEATAGLPQITVNYNRNKVAQYGLQIEDLNSLIQSAFAGGKAGVIFEGEKRFDLVVRLQPEDRTGIENIQNLYVTLPSGAQIPLKEVANISYQSGPMQISRDNTNRRTYVGVNIRNRDVKSVVEDIQHKLDAELELPPGYYIRYGGAFENFERARKRLEFVVPIALLLIFVLIYFALKSFSQTSMIYIAIPLAAIGGVYSLWLRDMPFSISAGVGFIVLFGVAVLNGLVLISGFNELKAEGIDDIEERIALGTKRRIRPIMLTALTDVLGFLPMAISNSAGAEVQRPLATVVIGGLVTSTLLTLFILPILYRWVEKRKMKSNMNRQILTTVALIIGLGFSGTIRAQEKEQPTISKERAVELAMENYPLLKNEKRKIEREKALKKSAWDLGSTNIFTSGEELNGDNGIYTVVGFQQQQMDLLGIPAKNKLHNQRIALASASYELSQLEVSREVKKAWSMAFSAKRKLLLYRELDSLYHRLDKAVSLRYETEAISKLQMLTSKNRIQEIEIEMEQAKYDYEVAIRKLNLWLGDENYTVPGNFNANRLAATEIPAENLSEHPLLKKSEKKVDVAAAQFKAEKADFLPNFNLQYGIQEVNGSNGFYSYQAGISIPILSGKAYAEAKSAKIEREMAEENLRFRKEQVSTEYESALQQYQKWKSSWEFYRDEVVPLLEEQRKGTLLAFNEGAIGYVEMIQNLDLAVQSELKSIDAYRNYQFALAEIEFYLNRK, from the coding sequence ATGATCAATAGAATCATTGATTTTTCAATCAATAATAAATTTATTATTGGGTTGCTCACCATTGTGCTCGTCGGAGCCGGAATCTGGAGTATGACCGAAGTTCCCGTAGATGCGCAACCCGACATTACTAACAACCAGGTGCAGGTGATCACACAGGCACCTAATCTTGGTACCGAAGACATCGAACAATTTGTTACCTATCCCGTGGAAATCGCCATGAGCAACCTTCCCGGAGTTAAGGAGATACGCTCGGTATCCCGTTTCGGACTTTCTGTAGTAACCATTGTTTTCGAAGATGACATGGGCACTTACCTTCCCCGGCAGCTGGTGGGAGAAAAGCTTGACCAGGTTAAGGAAGAAATTCCTGAAGGCTTTGGCCAGCCCTCCATGGGGCCCATTTCCACCGGGCTGGGCGAAATTTTTCAATATACCCTCGAGGTAGATGACGCGCATAAAGATGAGTATTCCCCCACCGAATTGCGCACCATGCAGGACTGGATCGTTCGGCGCCAGATGGCTATGGTGCCCGGCGTTGTTGAAGTGAACGGCGTGGGCGGAAAGATAAAACAATATGAAGTCGCCGTCGATCCCGATGAACTTCGGGCCATCGGGTTGAGTATTTCTGATGTCTTTTCTGCTTTGGAAAAGAACAACCAGAATACCGGAGGCGCCTATATTCAGAAGAATCACCAGGCAAATTTCATACGCGGTGAAGGTCTAGCCAGAAGCGTGGAAGAACTGGAGAATATTGTCGTTACCAATTCTAACGGAATTCCCATTACCATCGATGATGTCGCCGAAGTACGCATTGGAAGCGCGGTAAGATACGGAGCCCTTACCAAGAACGGCGAAGGTGAAGCCGTTGGGGGAATGGTGATGATGCTGAAGGGCGCGAATTCCAACAACGTGATCGAAAATGTGAAAGATCGGGTTGTCCAGATACAGAAATCCCTGCCAGAGGGAGTTTCTATAAAGCCTTTTATAGATCGAAGCGCTCTTATAGAGGATACTACTTCTACGGTAAAAGGTAATCTTCTTGAAGGCGGTATCATCGTGATCTTTGTGCTGGTACTTTTGCTGGGGAACTGGCGAGGTGGGCTTATCGTAGCCTCCACCATTCCTTTGTCACTGCTTTTTGCCTTTATCATGATGAATATTTTCGATGTCTGGGCAAACCTGATGAGCCTGGGAGCCATAGATTTCGGAATTATCGTCGATGGGGCAGTCATCATAGTGGAAAGTACGGTCTTTATCCTTCAGCAAAGAATGTTAAAGACGAAAAGCGTCGGGCAGGCAGAAAAAGATGAAATCGCTTCCTCTTCGGCCAAAAAAATGATGAATTCGGCCTTTTTTGGTCAGCTTATCATTCTCATCGTCTTCCTTCCTATCCTTGCCCTGGAGGGTATTGAAGGCAAGATGTTCAAACCCATGGCTCTTACCTTTATTTTTGCCATGATGGGTGCGATGATCCTGTGTCTTACCTATGTCCCTATGATCTCTTCCTTATTTCTGAAATCATCGGCCAATGAAAAAAAATCCTGGGGTGACCGTTTTGTGATCTGGCTTCAGGAGAAGTATGACCCTCTTCTCAAAAAATCACTGAAAAGAGGAAAACTGCTTATCGGTTTAGCCGTGCTACTTTTCGGTATTGCGACCTTTCTCTTTACCCGAATGGGAGGTGAGTTTATCCCGCAATTGGATGAAGGCGACATCGCTTTCCACGTGATCCTACAGCCCGGAAGTTCATTGGATGAAGGCATCCAAACTTCCACCAAAATCGAGAAAATGCTGCTGAAAGAATTTCCTGAAATAGAACAGGTGGTCACACGTTTTGGAGTTTCTGATGTCCCCACCGATCCCATGCCTATGGATATTGGCGATAGTTTTATCATTCTGAAGGACAAATCTGAATGGACTTCGGCAGAAACCAAAGACGAGCTCATCGATAAGATCAAAAAAACCATAAGCATTATTCCAGGGGTGAGCTATGAATTTACCCAGCCGGTAGAGATGAGATTCAACGAATTGCTTACCGGAGTGCGGGAAGATATCGCCGTAAAATTATACGGGGAAGATCTTGATCTGCTGGCTTCAAAAGCGCAGGAAATAGGAAATCTAATTAGTGATGTAGACGGGGTGGCCGATATGAAGGTGGAAGCCACAGCCGGGCTTCCGCAGATCACTGTTAACTATAACCGAAACAAAGTTGCGCAGTACGGCCTGCAGATCGAAGACCTGAATTCTTTAATCCAGTCGGCCTTTGCGGGAGGTAAAGCCGGGGTCATCTTTGAAGGAGAAAAGCGTTTCGACCTGGTGGTGCGCCTTCAGCCTGAAGACAGAACCGGGATCGAGAACATTCAGAATTTATATGTAACCCTTCCCTCTGGTGCGCAGATCCCCCTCAAAGAGGTGGCAAATATCAGTTATCAGTCCGGGCCCATGCAGATAAGCCGCGACAATACCAATAGGCGGACCTATGTGGGAGTGAATATAAGGAACAGGGACGTGAAATCGGTGGTTGAGGATATTCAGCACAAACTGGATGCTGAACTGGAGTTACCTCCTGGTTATTACATTCGGTATGGCGGTGCATTCGAGAATTTTGAGCGAGCCCGTAAACGGCTTGAATTCGTGGTGCCCATTGCACTACTGCTCATTTTTGTGCTGATCTATTTTGCCCTGAAATCATTTTCACAAACCAGTATGATCTACATAGCTATTCCCCTGGCGGCAATTGGCGGCGTTTATTCCCTATGGCTGCGAGACATGCCTTTCAGTATTTCCGCCGGCGTTGGTTTTATAGTTCTCTTTGGGGTTGCAGTTTTGAACGGACTGGTCCTGATAAGCGGTTTTAATGAATTGAAAGCCGAAGGTATTGACGACATCGAAGAGCGAATCGCATTAGGAACCAAACGAAGGATTCGCCCCATCATGTTAACGGCTTTGACCGATGTTCTCGGATTCCTTCCCATGGCTATTTCTAATTCGGCAGGTGCTGAAGTTCAGCGACCATTAGCAACCGTAGTGATTGGCGGCCTGGTTACTTCTACGCTTTTAACACTGTTCATACTTCCTATTTTGTACAGGTGGGTTGAAAAACGAAAAATGAAAAGCAATATGAACCGACAAATATTAACCACGGTTGCTTTAATTATTGGCCTTGGTTTTTCCGGAACAATACGGGCTCAAGAGAAAGAACAGCCCACAATAAGTAAAGAACGTGCAGTGGAGCTGGCGATGGAAAATTATCCGCTTCTGAAAAATGAAAAGCGGAAAATTGAACGGGAAAAAGCTCTGAAGAAATCGGCCTGGGATCTTGGCTCTACAAATATTTTTACCAGCGGCGAAGAACTCAATGGCGACAATGGTATTTATACGGTGGTAGGTTTTCAGCAACAGCAAATGGATCTTCTTGGAATTCCGGCTAAAAATAAGCTGCATAATCAGCGTATAGCTCTTGCTTCCGCTTCTTATGAACTTTCGCAGCTGGAAGTTAGCCGGGAGGTGAAGAAGGCCTGGAGCATGGCTTTTTCAGCAAAAAGGAAGCTTCTGCTTTATCGTGAACTGGACTCTTTATACCATCGCCTGGATAAAGCGGTGTCGCTTAGGTATGAGACAGAGGCCATTTCCAAACTGCAAATGCTTACTTCCAAAAACCGGATCCAGGAAATTGAAATTGAAATGGAACAGGCAAAGTATGATTATGAGGTGGCGATCAGAAAACTAAACCTATGGTTAGGGGACGAAAATTATACTGTTCCCGGAAACTTTAATGCGAATAGACTCGCAGCCACCGAAATACCAGCTGAAAATTTAAGCGAACATCCGCTGCTCAAAAAGTCTGAAAAGAAAGTTGATGTCGCGGCGGCTCAGTTCAAGGCCGAAAAAGCCGATTTTCTTCCCAATTTCAATCTGCAATACGGAATTCAGGAGGTGAACGGTTCCAACGGGTTTTACAGCTATCAGGCCGGAATCTCTATTCCCATACTTTCTGGAAAAGCTTATGCCGAGGCAAAATCGGCTAAAATTGAAAGAGAAATGGCCGAGGAAAATTTACGTTTCCGAAAGGAACAGGTTTCCACTGAATATGAGTCTGCTTTACAGCAATATCAAAAATGGAAATCTTCATGGGAGTTTTACCGTGATGAAGTGGTACCGCTGCTGGAGGAACAGCGAAAAGGAACGCTGCTGGCCTTTAATGAAGGCGCGATAGGTTATGTGGAAATGATCCAGAACCTTGACCTCGCCGTGCAATCTGAATTGAAATCTATTGACGCCTACAGGAATTACCAGTTTGCCCTCGCTGAAATCGAATTTTATCTAAACAGAAAATAA
- a CDS encoding efflux RND transporter periplasmic adaptor subunit yields MKIIKILILNISIIFLGCAENQKENQESKEQPVQQQKAAQPEVMITAAQFDALDMKIDTLTTRVMSGYVDANGHLEVPPQSEATVTPVIGGNVSAIKVIEGDEVKKGEVLAYLSHPDIIKVQTDYINAMIRLKFLEKDFARPKKLYEAGVGSGETFQKAESELESAKGHLKGMEAQLKQLKINPESLKNGNIQQQIPVLSPINGAVQAVNIKTGQFVPAQTNMFEIINTHHVHADLMVFEKDAARVEKGQKVYFTVASQPEKELTANILSIGKNFEKEPKALHVHAEIDEKVENLIPGMYVRGKIAVEDVRAKAFPEAAIATKGDKNFVFTAEKEGDEWSFKPVEVLPGSKEDNWTEVKFLKDFPSGTKFAYNNAYYLMAEMNKSEGGSHH; encoded by the coding sequence ATGAAAATTATAAAGATCCTTATTCTAAATATCAGTATCATCTTTCTTGGATGTGCCGAAAATCAAAAGGAAAACCAGGAAAGCAAGGAGCAGCCGGTTCAGCAACAAAAAGCGGCTCAGCCTGAAGTTATGATCACCGCCGCTCAATTTGATGCGCTGGATATGAAAATAGATACGCTTACCACTCGCGTGATGAGCGGTTACGTAGATGCAAATGGTCACCTGGAGGTCCCACCGCAGAGCGAAGCCACGGTTACTCCGGTGATTGGCGGAAATGTGAGCGCGATAAAGGTTATTGAGGGAGATGAGGTTAAAAAAGGGGAAGTGCTGGCCTATTTAAGCCATCCAGATATTATTAAGGTACAAACCGATTATATCAATGCCATGATCAGGCTGAAATTCCTGGAAAAGGATTTTGCCCGTCCAAAGAAATTGTATGAAGCGGGCGTTGGCTCCGGTGAGACCTTTCAAAAGGCTGAATCGGAACTGGAAAGTGCCAAAGGACATTTAAAGGGAATGGAAGCACAGTTAAAACAGTTAAAGATCAATCCTGAGAGTCTGAAAAATGGAAATATTCAGCAGCAAATTCCCGTACTCAGTCCTATAAACGGAGCGGTGCAGGCGGTAAATATCAAAACCGGTCAGTTTGTACCGGCTCAAACCAATATGTTTGAAATCATCAATACCCACCACGTTCATGCCGACCTGATGGTTTTTGAAAAAGATGCAGCCCGGGTTGAAAAAGGACAAAAAGTGTATTTTACGGTTGCCTCTCAACCTGAAAAGGAATTAACAGCTAATATTTTATCTATTGGCAAAAATTTTGAGAAGGAGCCTAAAGCCCTGCATGTGCATGCTGAAATTGACGAAAAAGTTGAGAATCTTATTCCGGGGATGTATGTGCGCGGCAAAATAGCCGTGGAAGACGTTCGTGCAAAGGCATTTCCTGAAGCCGCGATTGCCACAAAAGGCGACAAAAATTTTGTTTTTACAGCTGAAAAGGAAGGTGATGAATGGAGTTTTAAACCTGTGGAAGTGTTACCGGGATCTAAAGAAGATAACTGGACCGAGGTTAAATTTCTGAAAGATTTTCCTTCAGGTACTAAATTTGCCTATAATAATGCGTATTATTTAATGGCCGAAATGAATAAAAGTGAAGGCGGCAGTCATCATTAA
- a CDS encoding cation transporter — translation MEKETFKKKLNYALWLSIITIVYNTLEGLASTFFGASDETLALFGFGVDSFVEVLSGVGIAHMIYRMKRSDIQERDKFEITALRITGTALYILTAGLVVGAVIAIFNQSEPESTLAGIIVAGISILTMYFLYREKMKVGEKLESQPIISDAKCTKTCFYLSFILLGSSLVYEFWHIPYIDALGSLGIAWYAYKEGREAFQNAKSKSLSCCSDCC, via the coding sequence ATGGAGAAAGAAACATTTAAGAAAAAACTGAATTACGCCTTGTGGCTGAGCATCATCACCATTGTCTATAACACTTTGGAAGGCCTGGCTTCGACTTTTTTCGGAGCCAGTGATGAAACCCTGGCCTTATTCGGGTTTGGCGTAGATTCTTTTGTGGAGGTTTTGTCGGGCGTAGGTATCGCCCACATGATCTATAGAATGAAGCGCAGCGATATTCAGGAAAGGGATAAATTTGAAATCACAGCGCTAAGAATTACCGGTACAGCTCTTTATATCTTAACCGCCGGTCTGGTTGTGGGTGCCGTGATTGCCATTTTTAACCAATCGGAACCGGAGAGCACCCTGGCGGGAATAATAGTAGCCGGAATATCAATTTTGACCATGTATTTCTTGTATCGGGAAAAGATGAAAGTGGGAGAAAAGCTTGAAAGTCAGCCTATCATCTCAGATGCAAAATGCACCAAGACCTGTTTTTATCTTTCCTTCATCTTGTTAGGCTCCAGTCTGGTTTATGAGTTTTGGCATATTCCTTATATCGATGCCCTAGGAAGTCTTGGAATTGCCTGGTATGCCTATAAGGAAGGCCGGGAGGCATTTCAGAATGCGAAATCAAAGAGCTTAAGTTGTTGCAGTGATTGTTGCTGA
- a CDS encoding YkvA family protein: MGVLDKIKSQAHALKNKMIMLHLSTKHPATPWYAKLFIYLILAYALSPIDLIPDFIPVIGLLDDLLLLPFGIWLALKMIPDHVKKECMQAAKDYNWKKKKNFAFAVFIIVCWLIFAVFLLRRFFL, translated from the coding sequence ATGGGAGTTCTTGATAAAATAAAATCGCAGGCGCATGCTCTTAAGAATAAGATGATTATGCTCCACCTTTCCACCAAACATCCAGCAACTCCATGGTACGCAAAACTCTTCATTTATTTAATCCTTGCTTATGCCTTAAGCCCAATAGATCTTATCCCGGACTTTATTCCTGTAATCGGGTTGCTGGATGATTTGCTATTACTGCCTTTTGGCATCTGGCTGGCTTTAAAAATGATCCCGGACCACGTAAAAAAAGAATGCATGCAGGCAGCCAAAGACTATAACTGGAAAAAGAAAAAGAATTTCGCTTTTGCAGTCTTTATTATTGTATGTTGGTTGATTTTTGCAGTATTTCTGCTGCGCCGATTTTTTTTATAA
- a CDS encoding FAD-binding oxidoreductase codes for MEHKVKIKQVSQVTHDVKQFRLEKPTGYKFTPGHATEVSINKENWKEEKRPFTFTSLNEDPDLEFTIKIYEDHDGVTKKLGTLKPGDELIIRDTWGAIEYKGPGYIIAGGAGITPYLAILRELNKKDKIDGNILFFSNKTDKDIILKDELDRMLGENAHYVITNQDDTRYTSAYIDEDFLRENIRDFDSNFYVCGPPKMTEKIGEILKKLGASADAVTLDDQ; via the coding sequence ATGGAACACAAAGTCAAAATCAAGCAGGTAAGTCAGGTTACTCATGATGTGAAACAATTTAGGCTGGAAAAGCCCACGGGATATAAATTTACGCCGGGTCACGCCACCGAAGTTTCCATCAATAAAGAAAATTGGAAGGAAGAAAAACGTCCTTTTACCTTTACCAGTCTTAACGAAGATCCAGATCTTGAATTCACAATTAAAATTTATGAAGATCATGATGGGGTGACCAAAAAATTAGGTACTCTGAAACCGGGCGATGAGCTTATTATAAGGGATACCTGGGGCGCCATTGAGTATAAAGGCCCTGGTTATATTATTGCAGGTGGTGCCGGAATTACACCATACCTGGCAATTTTAAGAGAACTCAACAAAAAGGATAAAATAGACGGGAATATTCTTTTCTTTTCTAATAAAACCGATAAGGATATCATTCTCAAAGACGAACTGGACAGGATGTTAGGTGAAAATGCCCATTATGTGATTACCAACCAGGATGATACCCGATACACCAGCGCTTATATTGATGAGGATTTTCTTCGGGAGAACATCAGGGATTTCGACAGTAATTTTTATGTTTGCGGACCTCCTAAAATGACTGAAAAAATCGGTGAGATCCTTAAAAAACTCGGTGCTTCGGCTGATGCGGTAACGCTGGACGACCAGTAA
- a CDS encoding glycosyltransferase family 9 protein, with product MLKKINVFRKGMMNLLTKNIGISSPPGSLANKPFKKVLVIRPNHRLGNQLLISSLIQEIENTFENCEIDLFLKGNVGKIIYSNYPSVTGFICLPKDHFKKIGNYLSSWVKLRNKKYDLVINTVPESSSGRLATRFANSTYKIYDPEILTGRAVPKDYFHIAKKPVYNLREQTGVSFSKPIPKLNLKLTDAEIAKGKVLLQDLFNNQKETIAFFTFATGGKCYSKSWWHETYQFLKEEFQGEFNLLEILPKENVSQIDFKAKTFYSEDLREIPAVIENTSIFIAADSGVMHLASCTNTPVVGLFSVTDSKVYGPYGASNIAINPFTNKEALKTQIPVLLKKPLSSLYQN from the coding sequence ATGCTCAAAAAAATCAATGTTTTTAGAAAAGGCATGATGAACCTACTTACCAAAAACATTGGTATTTCATCGCCTCCCGGGAGCCTCGCCAATAAGCCTTTTAAAAAAGTTCTGGTGATAAGGCCCAACCATCGTCTTGGTAACCAGCTTCTTATTTCTTCTTTAATCCAGGAAATTGAGAATACTTTTGAAAATTGTGAAATCGATCTATTTCTAAAAGGCAATGTTGGCAAAATTATATACTCGAATTATCCTTCGGTCACCGGTTTTATATGTCTTCCTAAAGACCATTTTAAAAAAATAGGCAACTATCTATCCTCCTGGGTGAAATTGCGAAACAAAAAATATGATCTGGTTATAAATACCGTTCCCGAATCTTCATCGGGCAGGCTGGCTACCAGATTTGCGAATAGCACTTATAAGATCTATGATCCTGAAATTCTCACTGGACGGGCCGTACCGAAAGATTATTTTCATATCGCTAAAAAACCGGTTTACAATCTTCGGGAACAAACGGGAGTGTCTTTTTCGAAACCGATCCCAAAACTGAACCTTAAGCTTACTGATGCGGAGATCGCGAAGGGAAAAGTACTGCTTCAGGATTTATTTAATAATCAAAAAGAAACTATCGCTTTCTTCACCTTTGCCACAGGAGGAAAATGTTATTCTAAAAGCTGGTGGCATGAAACCTATCAATTTTTAAAGGAAGAGTTTCAAGGGGAATTCAATTTACTGGAGATCTTGCCAAAAGAAAATGTTTCCCAAATAGATTTTAAAGCCAAAACCTTTTATAGCGAAGACCTGAGAGAAATTCCCGCTGTAATAGAAAATACTTCTATTTTCATTGCTGCCGATAGTGGCGTAATGCATCTGGCAAGTTGCACCAATACCCCGGTAGTTGGGCTTTTTTCCGTTACAGACTCGAAAGTTTACGGCCCCTACGGAGCATCAAACATAGCAATCAATCCTTTCACAAATAAAGAGGCCCTAAAAACTCAAATCCCAGTTTTATTAAAGAAACCGCTCTCTTCCTTATATCAGAATTAA
- a CDS encoding helix-turn-helix domain-containing protein: protein MTRREIEIIQEIARGNSIKEIGNILFLSEHTVQTHKRNILKKSTVKIPLTL, encoded by the coding sequence TTGACCCGAAGAGAAATAGAAATTATTCAGGAAATAGCACGGGGAAATAGTATTAAGGAAATTGGCAATATTCTTTTTCTTTCTGAGCACACTGTCCAAACTCATAAAAGAAACATTTTGAAAAAATCGACTGTAAAAATTCCACTCACCTTGTAA
- a CDS encoding HupE/UreJ family protein — translation MSQFWLYFQLGLFHVLDWQAYDHLLFLVALVASYGFNTWKKVLWLVSLFTIGHTVSLFLSVYGIVKVETVYVEFLIPLTIIFTALFDIFTAGKKAQKTNYNLLYFSTIFFGVIHGLAFSSDFKMITSGFESKIWPLLEFTLGIESAQVIVVLGVMILAFIFQNIFNVSKRDWILVTCSLIIGIVLPILVENYQAL, via the coding sequence ATGTCTCAATTCTGGCTTTATTTTCAACTTGGCCTCTTCCACGTTCTTGACTGGCAGGCTTACGACCACCTGCTTTTCCTGGTTGCTCTGGTGGCTTCTTACGGTTTCAACACCTGGAAAAAAGTTTTATGGCTGGTAAGCCTTTTCACCATTGGCCATACTGTTTCTCTTTTTTTATCGGTTTACGGAATTGTAAAGGTCGAAACCGTCTATGTGGAATTCCTCATCCCGTTAACCATAATTTTCACTGCCCTTTTTGACATTTTTACCGCCGGGAAGAAGGCTCAAAAAACCAATTATAATTTGTTGTATTTCTCCACAATTTTCTTTGGGGTAATTCACGGACTCGCATTTTCATCAGATTTCAAAATGATAACTTCCGGTTTTGAGAGCAAAATCTGGCCATTGCTCGAATTCACGCTCGGTATCGAATCGGCCCAGGTCATTGTAGTACTGGGAGTAATGATCCTGGCTTTTATTTTTCAGAATATCTTCAACGTTTCAAAAAGAGACTGGATCCTGGTCACCTGTTCTCTCATTATAGGAATTGTACTGCCCATTCTGGTAGAAAATTATCAGGCGCTTTAA
- a CDS encoding deoxycytidylate deaminase: MNKKKQLKYDKAYLRIAREWSKLSHCKRKQVGALIVKDRMIISDGYNGTPTGFENYCEDEEGYTKWYVLHAEANAILKVAGSTQSCRDATLYITMSPCKECSKLIHQSGIKRLVYQIDYKDNSGLQFLEKAGVELEQITELED; encoded by the coding sequence ATGAACAAGAAAAAACAACTGAAGTACGATAAGGCGTATCTCCGGATCGCCCGCGAATGGAGCAAATTATCCCATTGCAAAAGAAAACAGGTTGGCGCGCTTATTGTAAAAGACAGAATGATCATTTCTGACGGATATAATGGAACGCCTACAGGTTTTGAAAATTATTGTGAAGATGAAGAAGGTTATACCAAATGGTATGTTCTTCATGCTGAAGCTAATGCGATCTTAAAGGTAGCAGGTTCCACGCAGTCGTGCCGGGACGCAACTTTATATATTACCATGTCGCCGTGTAAGGAATGTAGCAAATTGATTCATCAATCCGGTATAAAAAGACTGGTTTACCAGATTGATTATAAGGATAACTCCGGATTGCAATTTTTAGAAAAGGCCGGCGTTGAACTTGAACAAATAACAGAACTGGAAGATTGA